One window from the genome of Natrialba magadii ATCC 43099 encodes:
- a CDS encoding DUF7521 family protein — MIGPFELLLGLVKLAVLVLGGAVSVMAYRAYLRTKIEGLQYFSAGLLVITLGMFLAGVLHHVLGVSSVVGLFIESLLFCVGFLIMIFALYRR, encoded by the coding sequence ATGATCGGTCCATTCGAACTACTGCTCGGGCTCGTCAAATTGGCTGTTCTCGTGCTTGGAGGGGCAGTCTCCGTGATGGCTTACAGAGCATACCTTCGAACGAAAATCGAGGGACTCCAGTACTTCTCGGCCGGGTTGTTGGTTATTACACTCGGGATGTTCTTAGCTGGAGTTCTTCATCACGTTCTCGGCGTGTCATCAGTTGTTGGGCTTTTCATCGAGAGCTTGCTTTTCTGTGTCGGCTTCCTCATCATGATCTTCGCGCTCTATCGGCGGTAA
- a CDS encoding efflux RND transporter permease subunit: protein MNGDISTRYANAIVSRSKLVIVLVLVLTAAVTAGAVIGDPADDDVNQFEVDSAETDAQEVIEEQYGTDEQMVTQIVVRDSNGDVLTQDSLLKSLQFQQEISDEESIHTTLSEDGIVGIENVVATAAVFEDRAASGDGQFETSSPTLDEQIDSLASRSESEFTDLLETVLDPDGDFHGEDPAEFLPTSYEPGSTEADSRITFVFHSDDAGSDEEPAAVFDAQLEIESLFEAFFDDGFVFGEGITDAASASAIGDSFTLITPVALVLILFVLAVTYRDVVDVLIGLFGIGTVMAWIVGLQGWLEIPMDSMLIAVPFLLVGLSIDYSLHVVMRYREAREGSLTEPVADETNGGWQSPRAGMGLGLAGVVLALAAATVSTGIGFLSNVLSPLPAIQNFALLSAGGILATFVAFGVLIPAIKVEVDELLETRFGRNRAKEPFGTGTGIVNRVLLNGVSLVRKAPVVVILVALVLAVGGAYGATGLDTEFNQADFLPEDAPDWTQSLPGPLAPDTYTISEDVAYLGENFQDRGPNSQAQILLTGNITDPSTLVAIENASQNVSGTSTIDVGADGTVAVEGPTSVLQTVASENESVAAALDERDTTGDGLPNEDVEGLYDVVYDVAPDEAASVLHRTADGEYESARLIVSVRGDAASQDIAADVNSLGDEIETSASVSAVATGGPVTTAVVQDALLETLIPAFTTTVVVILVFLTILYWVRHRELTLGAITLAPVVAALAWLLGAMALLDVPFNTETIVMTSLAIGLGVDYSIHVGERFIAERQRQSSLEEALTRTVVGTGGALLGSAATTAAGFGVLALALSPPLQRFGIVTGLSIMFAFVACLTVLPCLLLVRERLIEWF, encoded by the coding sequence ATGAACGGAGACATTTCAACCCGGTACGCGAATGCGATCGTCTCGCGGAGCAAATTGGTAATCGTCCTCGTCCTCGTACTGACAGCCGCTGTCACAGCAGGAGCCGTCATTGGTGATCCAGCAGACGATGATGTGAATCAATTCGAGGTCGATTCCGCTGAGACAGACGCCCAGGAAGTAATCGAAGAACAGTACGGTACGGACGAGCAGATGGTCACGCAGATCGTCGTCCGTGATTCGAACGGTGACGTACTCACCCAAGATTCACTTCTTAAGAGTTTGCAGTTCCAACAGGAAATCTCCGATGAGGAGTCGATACACACGACACTTTCCGAGGATGGAATCGTTGGAATAGAGAACGTCGTTGCCACGGCTGCAGTGTTCGAAGACCGAGCCGCGAGTGGCGATGGACAGTTCGAGACCAGTTCGCCGACCCTCGACGAGCAAATCGATTCGCTCGCGTCTCGTTCTGAATCGGAGTTCACCGACCTGTTGGAAACGGTCCTCGATCCAGATGGGGATTTCCATGGAGAGGACCCTGCAGAATTCCTTCCAACATCGTACGAGCCCGGTTCGACTGAAGCCGATTCTCGAATCACGTTCGTCTTCCACAGTGACGATGCCGGTTCCGACGAGGAACCAGCGGCGGTCTTCGACGCACAACTCGAAATCGAATCGTTGTTCGAGGCGTTCTTCGACGACGGGTTCGTCTTCGGGGAGGGGATTACTGACGCGGCAAGTGCGAGCGCTATCGGAGATAGTTTCACGCTCATCACCCCTGTTGCACTCGTCCTCATTCTGTTTGTTCTCGCGGTAACGTATCGCGATGTCGTTGACGTGTTGATCGGACTGTTCGGTATTGGAACGGTGATGGCCTGGATCGTGGGGCTTCAGGGGTGGCTCGAAATTCCGATGGATTCGATGTTGATCGCCGTCCCATTTCTCTTAGTTGGCCTCTCGATCGACTATTCACTCCACGTCGTGATGAGATACCGGGAGGCGAGAGAAGGTTCGCTAACCGAACCAGTAGCCGACGAAACAAACGGTGGATGGCAATCCCCTCGGGCTGGCATGGGCCTCGGTCTCGCTGGCGTCGTCCTCGCACTCGCAGCTGCGACGGTGTCAACAGGAATCGGCTTCCTCTCGAACGTACTCAGTCCACTTCCCGCAATTCAGAACTTTGCACTCCTCAGCGCGGGTGGGATCCTCGCAACGTTCGTCGCGTTCGGCGTCCTGATCCCTGCGATAAAGGTCGAAGTTGACGAGTTGCTCGAAACCAGATTTGGCCGAAACCGAGCCAAAGAGCCCTTCGGAACGGGAACTGGCATCGTCAATAGGGTCCTCCTCAACGGCGTGAGTCTCGTCAGGAAGGCACCTGTCGTTGTCATTCTCGTCGCATTGGTACTCGCTGTTGGCGGCGCATACGGTGCGACGGGGCTCGATACTGAGTTCAACCAGGCCGACTTCCTGCCTGAAGACGCTCCTGACTGGACACAGTCTCTCCCAGGTCCACTCGCTCCAGACACGTACACGATTTCAGAGGACGTCGCGTATCTGGGAGAGAACTTCCAGGATCGCGGGCCAAATTCACAAGCACAGATATTGCTAACAGGCAATATAACGGATCCATCGACACTCGTCGCTATCGAGAACGCGTCACAGAACGTCAGCGGAACGAGTACGATTGATGTCGGCGCAGACGGAACAGTTGCAGTAGAGGGACCTACTTCGGTACTGCAAACGGTCGCAAGTGAGAACGAGTCTGTGGCAGCCGCTCTGGACGAACGGGACACTACTGGTGATGGCCTCCCGAATGAAGATGTCGAAGGCCTCTACGATGTCGTATACGATGTCGCTCCTGACGAGGCAGCGTCGGTACTTCATCGAACGGCGGATGGCGAGTACGAATCGGCTCGGCTCATCGTCTCAGTTCGTGGTGATGCGGCTTCGCAGGATATTGCTGCGGACGTGAACAGCCTCGGTGACGAGATAGAAACGAGTGCCTCTGTGTCGGCCGTTGCAACCGGTGGTCCCGTCACTACAGCAGTCGTTCAAGACGCACTCCTCGAAACACTCATCCCGGCATTTACCACGACTGTCGTCGTGATTCTGGTGTTCCTCACGATCCTCTACTGGGTTCGACATAGAGAGCTCACCCTCGGTGCGATCACGCTTGCACCCGTTGTCGCGGCGCTGGCGTGGTTACTCGGAGCGATGGCACTCCTCGATGTACCCTTCAACACTGAGACGATAGTAATGACGAGTCTCGCTATTGGACTCGGAGTAGACTACAGCATTCACGTCGGGGAACGGTTTATCGCTGAACGGCAACGACAATCCTCACTGGAGGAGGCGTTGACGAGGACTGTCGTCGGAACTGGTGGGGCACTACTCGGAAGTGCAGCGACAACAGCCGCTGGGTTCGGTGTGCTCGCACTCGCACTTTCACCGCCACTCCAGCGATTCGGGATCGTTACTGGCCTCAGTATCATGTTTGCGTTCGTCGCGTGCTTGACAGTGTTACCATGTCTCCTACTCGTTCGAGAGCGGCTGATCGAGTGGTTCTGA
- a CDS encoding efflux RND transporter permease subunit produces the protein MSGGLSSRYAETIVDHSRLVVVLVLVLTAVIAAGAAIGETEDGGIGQFETDSEETAALEEIDETYETDDGVVAQLVVRDEGGDVLTRDSLLEGLRLQQDVQENESLNATLNDQGFVTLENIVATGAVFEDRAAEANGPPDTSAPTLEEQLDALESRSDDEVEALLADVLDPDSDQTQGEDPYEFLPTEYEPGSTDAESRIGFVFQIDDSGPDDEPQAAYDAQVEIADLVDDRFDDAFLFGQGVTDEASSNAVGDSFAIITPVALVLVLFALGTAYRDVVDVLLGIAGIAVVMGWLGGLMGWLEIPMSQLLIAVPFLLIGLSIDYSLHVVMRSREARTGQLETGQAAHRSADTDGETPAAGVRPGMQFGLASVVLALAATTFSTGVGFLSNVVSPLPAIQDFAILSAGGILATFVAFAVFIPALKVEVDDLLENRFSRDRRKQPFGRGTGPVNRGLSGVVELVQRAPVVIVLLALVLAIGGAYGATGIDTEFNEADFLPEDAPEWAKSLPGPLAPDTYTISAEAEYLGENFQEQGPDSQSQILIRDSPADPATLTAIENATSDIEENSTITVQADGTAAIDSPVSVIDDLAAENDTVAAELDERDTSGNDLPDEDVAGFYDVLYEADEEAVSSVLSRTDDGEYDSARLLASVRGDAAAQDIADDTRGVASVIESQSPSTAIATGGPVTTAVVQDALLETLVQAFAVTLVVILVFLTILYWVRHRALSLGAITLAPVVAALAWLLGAMAVLDIPFNSETAVITSLAIGLGVDYSIHVGERFVAERDQQPTLESALAATVTGTGGALLGSALTTAAGFGVLALALAPPLQRFGIVTGVSIIFAFVACLTVLPCLLVLRERVLERV, from the coding sequence ATGAGCGGCGGACTCTCCTCTCGATACGCCGAGACGATCGTCGATCACAGCCGACTCGTCGTCGTCCTCGTGCTGGTGCTCACAGCCGTCATCGCAGCCGGGGCTGCGATCGGGGAGACAGAAGACGGCGGCATCGGTCAGTTCGAAACCGACTCCGAGGAAACGGCCGCACTCGAGGAGATTGACGAAACGTACGAGACTGACGACGGCGTCGTCGCTCAGCTTGTCGTCCGCGATGAGGGCGGAGACGTCCTCACCCGCGACTCGCTGCTGGAGGGGCTACGTCTCCAACAGGATGTGCAGGAGAACGAATCGCTCAACGCAACACTGAATGACCAGGGCTTCGTCACCCTCGAAAACATCGTTGCAACCGGTGCCGTCTTCGAGGACCGCGCCGCCGAGGCGAACGGGCCACCGGACACGAGCGCGCCCACCCTCGAGGAACAACTCGATGCACTCGAGTCCCGGTCGGACGACGAGGTGGAGGCATTGCTCGCGGACGTGCTCGATCCGGACAGCGACCAGACGCAGGGTGAGGATCCATACGAGTTCCTGCCGACGGAGTACGAACCGGGGTCGACTGACGCCGAGTCCCGGATCGGATTTGTCTTCCAGATAGACGACAGCGGCCCTGACGACGAGCCACAGGCAGCCTACGACGCGCAGGTCGAGATCGCCGATCTCGTCGACGACCGATTCGACGATGCGTTCCTCTTCGGACAGGGTGTCACTGACGAGGCGTCGTCGAACGCGGTCGGTGACAGTTTCGCGATCATCACGCCCGTCGCGCTCGTCCTCGTGCTGTTCGCGCTCGGGACGGCCTACAGGGACGTCGTCGACGTGCTGCTCGGCATCGCCGGTATCGCCGTCGTCATGGGCTGGCTCGGCGGCCTCATGGGCTGGCTCGAAATCCCGATGAGTCAGTTGCTGATCGCCGTTCCGTTCCTGTTGATCGGGCTCTCGATCGACTACTCGTTACACGTCGTGATGCGCTCACGGGAGGCGAGAACGGGACAACTCGAGACGGGGCAGGCTGCGCACCGTTCAGCGGACACCGATGGGGAAACTCCCGCGGCAGGCGTCAGACCGGGGATGCAGTTCGGTCTCGCGAGCGTCGTGCTTGCCCTCGCCGCGACCACGTTCTCGACCGGGGTCGGTTTCCTCTCGAACGTCGTCAGTCCGCTGCCGGCGATTCAGGACTTCGCGATCCTGAGCGCGGGTGGCATTCTCGCGACGTTCGTCGCCTTCGCCGTTTTCATCCCTGCGCTGAAAGTCGAAGTCGACGACCTACTCGAGAACCGCTTCAGTCGTGACCGCCGCAAGCAGCCCTTCGGCCGGGGAACGGGGCCGGTCAACCGCGGTCTGTCAGGAGTCGTCGAACTCGTCCAGCGGGCACCGGTCGTCATCGTTCTGCTCGCGCTCGTGTTGGCCATTGGCGGTGCGTACGGAGCCACGGGGATCGACACCGAGTTCAACGAGGCCGACTTCCTGCCGGAGGATGCGCCGGAGTGGGCCAAGTCGCTCCCCGGGCCGCTCGCACCCGATACGTACACGATCAGTGCCGAAGCGGAGTATCTCGGCGAGAACTTCCAGGAACAGGGGCCAGACAGCCAGAGCCAGATACTGATACGTGACTCACCGGCTGATCCAGCAACGCTGACCGCCATCGAGAACGCGACCAGCGATATCGAGGAGAACAGCACGATCACGGTCCAGGCGGACGGCACCGCCGCAATCGACAGTCCTGTCTCGGTTATCGACGACCTCGCAGCGGAGAACGACACCGTCGCCGCCGAACTCGACGAGCGAGACACGAGCGGGAACGACCTTCCAGACGAGGACGTCGCCGGCTTTTACGACGTGCTGTACGAGGCCGACGAAGAGGCCGTCTCGTCAGTGCTCTCCCGAACTGACGACGGCGAGTACGATTCGGCACGGCTACTCGCGAGCGTTCGCGGCGATGCCGCCGCGCAGGATATCGCCGACGACACGCGCGGCGTCGCCAGCGTAATCGAATCTCAGTCCCCGAGTACGGCAATCGCGACCGGTGGCCCGGTGACGACCGCCGTCGTCCAGGACGCGCTCCTCGAGACGCTCGTCCAGGCGTTCGCCGTCACGCTGGTCGTCATTCTCGTCTTCTTGACGATCCTGTACTGGGTTCGCCATCGGGCGCTCTCACTCGGCGCGATCACGCTCGCGCCGGTCGTCGCTGCGCTCGCGTGGCTTCTGGGAGCGATGGCTGTCCTCGATATTCCGTTCAACAGCGAGACAGCAGTTATCACTAGCCTCGCGATCGGACTCGGCGTCGACTACAGCATCCACGTCGGCGAGCGCTTCGTCGCCGAACGCGACCAGCAGCCGACACTCGAGTCCGCTCTCGCTGCGACGGTGACGGGGACGGGTGGCGCGCTGCTTGGAAGTGCGCTCACGACGGCGGCGGGATTCGGTGTGCTCGCGCTGGCGCTGGCCCCGCCGCTACAGCGGTTCGGGATCGTGACCGGTGTGAGCATCATCTTCGCGTTCGTCGCGTGTCTCACGGTGTTGCCGTGTCTGCTGGTGTTGCGAGAGCGGGTGCTGGAGCGAGTGTGA
- a CDS encoding valine--tRNA ligase, which translates to MSMDDPAQADETAHHEPTLESGYDPETVESHWQDRWVDEEIYAYESDPKRDPNTVYAIDTPPPTVSGSLHMGHLYGSTLQDFAARFQRMTDGEVLFPFGYDDNGIASERLTETELDIRHQDYERREFQELCREVCTEYEAEFTEKMQDLGTSIDWSNTYKTIEPRVQRISQLSFLDLYEKGREYRKKAPAIWCPECETAISQVEMEDDERGSHFNDIAFELASDGTDREEFVISTTRPELIPACVSVFVHPDDEENRDLVGETAKIPIFGHEVPIIADERVDMEKGSGVVMCCTFGDQNDIEWYQAHDLPLRVAIDESATMTDLAGDYEGLSTEEAREAIVEDLDDEGSLRDRWEITHAVGVHERCDTPVEYRVSKQWYVEILDHKEEYLEAGQEMDWYPEKMFTRYKHWIEGLEWDWLISRQRDSGIPFPVWYCEDCDHPIMAEKEDLPVDPLSDEPPVDACPECGHDEFDPEEDVFDTWATSSLTPLINAGWDWDEESEEFAMDKPELYPFDLRPQGHDIISFWLFHTVVKCYEHTGEVPFDATMINGHVLDENREKMSKSKGNIVAPDEVLAEYPVDAVRFWAASAAVGDDFPYQEKDLRAGEKLLRKLWNASKLVDTLAPADPEEPDELEPIDRWLLAELDDAVAELTTQFEEYEFAKARDRLRTFFWNTFCDDYLEIAKGREDNPSTQYALRTAHRTFLELWAPFLPHVTEEIWQAVYADSNASLGDASIHTRDWPTPQGYEADLAAGETALEVIGALRRYKSENQLPLNADLESVAVYGPIEGFEDAIQNVMHVQELTVLESEPEVTTEITSIDLDYSTLGPKFGSKVGDIDAGIESGEYEIEADDDGTATALHVADEELESDLFEIERERTYSGEGEMIETESAVVVLE; encoded by the coding sequence ATGAGCATGGACGACCCAGCACAGGCCGACGAGACGGCTCACCACGAGCCCACACTCGAGAGCGGCTACGATCCCGAAACCGTCGAGTCCCACTGGCAGGACCGATGGGTCGACGAGGAAATCTACGCCTACGAGAGCGACCCGAAGCGAGACCCGAACACGGTCTACGCCATCGACACGCCGCCGCCGACGGTGTCGGGCAGTCTGCACATGGGCCACCTCTACGGCTCGACGCTGCAGGATTTCGCCGCCCGATTCCAGCGAATGACAGACGGCGAGGTGCTGTTCCCGTTCGGCTACGACGACAACGGGATCGCCTCCGAGCGCCTGACCGAGACAGAACTCGACATTCGCCACCAGGACTACGAGCGCCGCGAGTTCCAGGAACTCTGTCGCGAGGTCTGTACGGAGTACGAGGCCGAGTTTACCGAGAAGATGCAGGATCTCGGAACCTCGATCGACTGGTCGAACACCTACAAGACGATCGAGCCCCGCGTCCAGCGCATCTCGCAACTCTCCTTCCTCGACCTCTACGAGAAGGGCCGAGAGTACCGCAAGAAGGCACCCGCGATCTGGTGTCCAGAGTGTGAGACCGCAATTTCGCAGGTCGAGATGGAAGACGACGAGCGCGGCTCGCACTTTAACGATATCGCGTTCGAACTAGCTTCCGACGGCACGGACCGTGAGGAGTTCGTCATCTCGACGACCCGACCGGAACTCATCCCGGCCTGTGTCTCCGTCTTCGTCCACCCCGACGACGAGGAAAATCGGGATCTGGTCGGCGAGACAGCAAAAATCCCGATCTTCGGCCACGAGGTGCCGATCATCGCCGACGAGCGCGTCGACATGGAGAAAGGCAGCGGCGTCGTCATGTGCTGTACGTTCGGCGACCAGAACGACATCGAGTGGTACCAGGCCCACGACCTGCCGCTTCGCGTCGCCATCGACGAGTCCGCGACGATGACTGATCTCGCCGGCGACTACGAGGGCCTCTCGACGGAAGAAGCACGCGAGGCCATCGTCGAGGATCTGGACGACGAGGGCTCCCTCCGGGACCGCTGGGAGATCACCCACGCCGTCGGTGTCCACGAGCGCTGTGACACCCCCGTCGAGTACCGCGTCTCCAAGCAGTGGTACGTCGAGATCCTCGATCACAAAGAGGAGTACCTCGAGGCCGGCCAGGAGATGGACTGGTACCCCGAAAAGATGTTCACCCGCTACAAGCACTGGATCGAGGGCCTGGAGTGGGACTGGCTCATCTCGCGCCAGCGCGACTCGGGGATTCCGTTCCCGGTCTGGTACTGCGAGGACTGCGACCATCCGATCATGGCCGAGAAAGAGGACCTGCCGGTCGACCCCCTCTCGGACGAGCCGCCAGTCGACGCCTGTCCAGAGTGTGGCCACGACGAGTTCGACCCCGAAGAGGACGTCTTCGACACGTGGGCGACCTCCTCACTGACGCCACTCATCAACGCCGGCTGGGACTGGGACGAAGAGAGCGAGGAGTTCGCGATGGACAAGCCAGAACTGTACCCGTTCGATCTGCGCCCACAGGGCCACGACATCATCTCGTTCTGGCTGTTCCACACCGTCGTCAAGTGCTACGAACACACCGGCGAGGTGCCCTTCGACGCGACGATGATCAACGGCCACGTCCTGGACGAGAACCGCGAGAAGATGTCCAAGTCCAAGGGCAACATCGTCGCTCCCGACGAGGTGCTCGCTGAGTACCCAGTCGATGCCGTTCGCTTCTGGGCCGCAAGCGCCGCCGTCGGCGACGACTTCCCGTACCAGGAGAAGGATCTCCGAGCCGGCGAAAAACTCCTGCGTAAACTCTGGAACGCCTCGAAGCTCGTCGACACCCTCGCTCCCGCAGACCCCGAGGAGCCGGACGAACTCGAGCCCATCGACCGCTGGCTGCTCGCCGAACTCGACGACGCCGTCGCAGAACTCACCACGCAGTTCGAAGAATACGAGTTCGCCAAGGCCCGCGACCGCCTGCGAACGTTCTTCTGGAACACCTTCTGTGACGACTACCTCGAAATCGCGAAGGGCCGCGAGGACAACCCCTCGACGCAGTACGCGCTGCGGACAGCACACCGGACCTTCCTCGAGTTGTGGGCACCGTTCCTCCCGCACGTCACGGAGGAAATCTGGCAGGCAGTGTATGCAGACAGCAACGCTTCGCTCGGCGATGCAAGCATCCACACCCGCGACTGGCCCACCCCACAGGGCTACGAGGCCGACCTCGCAGCCGGCGAAACCGCACTCGAGGTCATCGGCGCGCTCCGACGCTACAAGAGCGAGAACCAGCTCCCGCTCAACGCCGATCTCGAGTCGGTCGCCGTCTACGGTCCGATCGAGGGCTTCGAGGACGCCATCCAGAACGTGATGCACGTCCAGGAGCTCACCGTGCTCGAGTCAGAGCCGGAGGTCACCACCGAAATCACCTCGATCGACCTCGACTACTCCACGCTCGGGCCGAAATTCGGCTCCAAAGTCGGCGATATCGACGCCGGCATCGAGAGCGGCGAGTACGAGATCGAGGCGGACGACGACGGCACCGCAACCGCGCTTCACGTCGCCGACGAGGAACTCGAGTCCGACCTGTTCGAGATCGAACGCGAGCGCACCTACTCCGGCGAGGGTGAGATGATCGAGACGGAGTCGGCTGTGGTCGTACTCGAGTAG
- a CDS encoding ABC transporter permease translates to MAGDTGSDTTTAAADGPPATNGTDSSTAILRVESGKRVRASVVLVVVFGLLSALYFSMFPSLSEEMEALEQAFPAFFFDLFGIEALHTIEGFIAAEIYSFFWVILVGIYFAYVGAGLIAADIDDRKMDLTLSNPVSRESVVLQKIAALWVPLVVLNVGVATIVYVGALIIGESFNPVALTMVHLLSIPYLLVCAGIGFVLSTVVDRPRTARAAALTLVFVLWLVDAVSGLDPDFEWIGAVTPSRYYDETAILVREEYAFGDAAVLLVGFLVLVGLSLLLFTRRDI, encoded by the coding sequence ATGGCGGGGGATACGGGCAGCGATACCACGACGGCTGCTGCTGATGGCCCTCCAGCAACGAATGGAACCGATAGTTCCACGGCCATCCTCCGCGTCGAGTCGGGAAAGCGCGTCCGGGCCTCGGTCGTCCTCGTCGTGGTATTCGGCCTCCTGTCAGCGCTGTACTTTTCGATGTTCCCCAGTCTCTCCGAAGAGATGGAAGCGCTCGAGCAGGCGTTCCCGGCATTTTTCTTCGACCTCTTCGGGATCGAAGCGCTGCACACGATTGAGGGGTTCATCGCCGCCGAAATCTACTCGTTTTTCTGGGTGATCCTCGTCGGCATCTATTTCGCGTACGTCGGTGCAGGACTGATCGCGGCCGACATCGACGACCGGAAGATGGATCTCACCCTTTCAAATCCGGTCTCACGCGAGTCGGTCGTCCTCCAGAAAATCGCGGCGCTGTGGGTCCCGCTCGTCGTGTTGAACGTCGGGGTAGCAACCATCGTCTACGTCGGTGCGCTCATCATCGGCGAATCGTTCAACCCTGTTGCCCTCACGATGGTACACCTGCTCTCGATTCCGTATCTGCTGGTCTGTGCCGGCATCGGATTTGTGCTCTCCACGGTTGTCGACCGTCCGAGAACCGCCAGGGCGGCGGCACTGACGCTCGTGTTCGTCCTCTGGCTGGTCGACGCGGTCTCCGGACTGGACCCGGATTTCGAGTGGATCGGTGCGGTGACCCCGAGCCGGTACTACGACGAAACGGCAATCCTCGTCCGCGAGGAGTACGCGTTCGGTGACGCCGCCGTTCTCCTCGTGGGCTTTCTCGTGTTGGTCGGCCTTTCGTTACTGCTCTTTACGCGACGAGATATCTGA
- a CDS encoding ABC transporter permease subunit, whose protein sequence is MTAVLRAESRQLVRSSLVLTGLLGLVLAFVLAVFPGFAEEAELIEEAFPPVLLGLLGIEEIHTIEGFVGGYIFSIIWLLFAGIYFAYVSAGMIVDDIRTRRMDLLLSTPVSRESVVLQKVAALWVPLVALNVGLFAVLYVGLLLIGETLDPVTLVIAHLFTVPYLLVCAGIGIVLSVVLERVESAQATALGLVFVLWLVDGLSHMDPDFEWVGAIAPSRYFDPGDVLVHQEYAFADAGVLLVAFFALLAIATVVFVRRDI, encoded by the coding sequence ATGACAGCCGTTCTGCGTGCCGAGTCGAGACAGCTGGTCCGCAGTTCGCTCGTTCTGACCGGCCTATTGGGGCTGGTACTCGCGTTCGTACTCGCCGTCTTCCCCGGCTTTGCGGAAGAAGCTGAACTCATCGAGGAGGCGTTTCCGCCGGTCCTGCTCGGACTGCTGGGTATCGAGGAGATTCACACGATCGAGGGGTTCGTTGGCGGCTATATCTTCTCCATCATCTGGCTGCTGTTCGCCGGTATCTACTTCGCGTACGTCAGCGCCGGGATGATCGTCGACGACATCCGAACACGCCGGATGGATCTCCTCCTCTCGACGCCGGTCTCACGCGAGTCGGTCGTCCTCCAGAAGGTTGCCGCACTGTGGGTACCGCTGGTCGCACTGAACGTTGGTCTGTTCGCGGTCCTCTACGTCGGACTCCTGCTTATCGGCGAGACGCTCGATCCCGTCACGCTCGTGATCGCGCATCTGTTCACCGTCCCCTACCTGCTAGTCTGTGCCGGGATCGGCATCGTTCTCTCAGTCGTTCTCGAGCGTGTCGAGAGCGCCCAGGCTACCGCGCTAGGGCTCGTATTCGTCCTCTGGCTGGTCGACGGACTCTCTCATATGGACCCGGATTTCGAGTGGGTCGGTGCGATCGCGCCGAGTCGGTACTTCGATCCGGGAGATGTTCTGGTTCATCAGGAATACGCGTTTGCCGACGCTGGGGTCCTCCTGGTGGCGTTTTTCGCGTTACTTGCGATTGCCACCGTCGTCTTCGTTCGGAGGGATATCTGA
- a CDS encoding ABC transporter ATP-binding protein, with protein MSTQTETRETDPDHDAATIRLDNLTKRYGEVMANDAVSFTVEPGEIFGYLGPNGAGKTTTIRLLLGLIKPTSGTAEVLGADIRNRRALTEVKANIGYLPDTLGFEERLTGRQVLDYFARMRGDERRDELLELFHPPLEKPVETYSHGNKRMLGIVQAFMHDPDLAILDEPTSGLDPLKQDRMHAFLEKERDAGKTIFFSSHVLSEVQRVCDRVGIIREGGLVALEDIDTLLERSGKRVWVHLAEPVDETRFVTDDMIDLDIVDSAVQFTYTGEYNALIDHLGEFDIANVEITDPQLDEIFKHYYGGSAQPEGG; from the coding sequence ATGTCGACGCAAACCGAGACACGTGAGACCGATCCAGATCACGATGCAGCAACGATCAGGTTGGACAATCTCACCAAACGATACGGCGAGGTCATGGCTAACGACGCGGTCAGCTTTACCGTCGAACCCGGCGAGATATTCGGCTATCTCGGCCCGAACGGAGCGGGCAAGACGACGACCATCCGGCTGTTACTTGGACTCATCAAACCGACTTCGGGAACCGCTGAAGTGCTCGGTGCGGACATCCGTAATCGGCGGGCGCTCACCGAGGTGAAAGCCAACATCGGGTACCTCCCGGACACGCTCGGATTCGAAGAGCGATTGACCGGTCGTCAGGTCCTCGATTATTTCGCCCGGATGCGCGGGGACGAACGACGGGACGAACTCCTGGAGCTGTTCCATCCGCCACTCGAGAAGCCGGTCGAAACCTACTCGCACGGGAACAAACGGATGCTTGGCATCGTTCAGGCGTTCATGCACGATCCGGATCTCGCGATTCTCGACGAGCCGACGTCGGGACTCGACCCGCTCAAACAGGATCGAATGCACGCGTTTCTCGAGAAAGAACGCGACGCAGGGAAAACGATCTTCTTCTCGTCGCACGTGCTGAGCGAAGTCCAGCGCGTCTGCGATCGCGTCGGGATCATTCGGGAGGGCGGATTGGTCGCTCTCGAGGACATCGACACGCTCCTGGAACGCAGCGGCAAACGCGTGTGGGTCCACCTCGCGGAGCCGGTCGACGAGACGCGGTTCGTGACGGACGATATGATCGACCTCGATATCGTCGACAGCGCAGTGCAGTTTACGTACACTGGTGAGTACAACGCGCTCATCGATCACCTGGGGGAGTTCGACATCGCTAACGTCGAGATCACCGATCCACAACTCGACGAGATTTTCAAACACTACTACGGGGGCAGTGCGCAGCCGGAGGGAGGATGA